GCCCAAAAACCTTAAATACTTAAAGCCGTTACTCGCTCCGATGCCGATGAGGGGGGAGTGTCTTCTCCGCTGGCACTCAAATGCCTAATTTCACCGATAACCCCCCTATTCGTGACTCTCTTCTGGGAAAATTAAAGACAATAAGGAGGTTTTGGAAATGACCAAGATTGACTTCAAGGCCATTGAGGAGAAGTGGCAGAAGCGCTGGTTAGAGGAGAGAATCTTCGAACCCGACAGAAAAGCCAAGCCCAAGGAGAAGAAGTTCTACATAACGGTAGCCTTTCCCTACCTTTCGGGCCACCTCCACGTCGGCCACGCGAGAACCTACACGATTCCAGACGTTATAGCGCGCTTTAAGAGAATGCAGGGATACAACGTGCTCTTTCCAATGGCGTGGCACATCACAGGAGCTCCGATAGTCGGTATCGCCGAGAGGATAAAGAACCGCGACCCCAAGACGATACACATCTACCGCGACGTTTACAAAGTTCCCGAGGAAATCCTCTGGAAGTTCGAGGACCCGAAGGAAATCGTCAAGTACTTCATGAAGTCCGCAAAGGAAACCTTCATAAGGGCCGGCTTTAGCGTTGACTGGAGCAGGGAATTCCACACGACTTCGCTGTTCCCGCCCTTCAGCAAGTTCATCGAATGGCAGTTCTGGACGTTGAAAGATATGGGGCTGGTCGTTAAGGGAGCGCACCGCGTTCGCTGGGACCCGGTAGTTGGCACGCCATTGGGAGACCACGACATAATGGAGGGCGAAGACGTTCAAATCCTTGAGTACGTCATAATCAAGTTCATCCTTGAGGAGAACGGCGAAGTTGTATACCTCCCTGCCGCAACCCTCAGACCCGAGACGGTCTACGGCGTCACAAACATGTGGCTGAACCCCAACGCGACCTACGTCAAAGCCAAAGTTAAGCGCGGTGAGAGAGAGGAGACCTGGATAGTCAGCAAGGAGGCCGCTTACAAGCTCTCCTTCCAGGACAGGGAGATAGAGGTCATAGAGGAGTTCAAAGGCGAGAGGCTCATCGGCAAATACGTGAAGAACCCGGTTACTGGAGATGAAATCATTATCCTCCCCGCGGAGTTCGTTGACCCGGACAACGCGACCGGAGTGGTCATGAGCGTTCCGGCTCACGCTCCCTTCGACCACATAGCCTTGGAAGACCTGAAGAAGGAGACGGAGATTCTGCTCAAATACGACATAGACCCGCGCGTTCTGGAGGACATCACCTATATATCGCTGATTGAGCTTGAGGGTTACGGCGACTTCCCGGCGGTGGAAGAGGTTGAGAAGCTTGGAATCAAGAGCCAGAAGGACAAGGAGAAGCTTGAGGAAGCGACGAAGACCATCTACAAGGCGGAGTACCACAAGGGACACTTTAAGATAGAGCCCTACGCCGGAAAACCCGTGCAGGAGGTTAAGGACCTCATCGCGAAGGAGCTGATGGAGAAAGGCATAGCCGAGATAATGTACGAGTTCGCGGAAAAGCCCGTCATTTCAAGGTTTGGCAATCAGGCTGTCATCAAGATAATCCACGACCAGTGGTTCATTGACTACGGAAATCCGGAGTGGAAGGAGAAGGCGAGGGAGGCTTTGGCCAACATGACGATTTACCCGGAGAGCAGAAGGGCGCAGTTCGAGGCTGTGATAGACTGGCTCGACAAGAAGGCCTGCGCGAGGAAGGTTGGCCTTGGAACGCCGCTCCCATGGGACCCCGACTGGGTCATTGAGAGCCTGAGTGATTCAACAATCTACATGGCATACTACACTATAAGCAGACACATCAACCAGCTGAGGAAGGAGGGCAAACTCAATCCAGAGAAGCTCACGAGGGAGTTCTTCGACTACCTGTTTAGGGAGAACTTCAGCGAGGAGCGCGAGAAAGAGCTTGAGGAGAAGACGGGAATTCCCGCGGAGACAATCCACGAGATGAAGGAGGAGTTCGAGTACTGGTATCCCCTAGACTGGCGTTGCTCCGCCAAAGACCTCATACCAAACCACCTGACGTTCTTCATCTTCAACCACACCGCAATATTCAGGAAGGAGCACTGGCCAAGGGGCATCGCTGTCAACGGCTTCGGAACGCTGGAAGGACAGAAGATGAGCAAGAGCAAGGGTAACGTGCTGAACTTCATAGATGCAATCGAGGAGAACGGTGCAGATGTGGTGAGGCTCTACATAATGAGCCTTGCCGAGCACGACAGCGACTTCGACTGGCGCAGGAAAGAGGTAGGAAAGCTCCGCAGGCAGGTCGAGAGGTTCTACGAGCTGGTGAGCGGCTTCTCGACCTATGAAGCTAAGGAAGGCGTTGAACTCAAGGACATCGATAAGTGGATGCTCCACCGCCTTAATAAGGCCATAGAGGGGGCAACGAAAGCCCTTGAGGAGTTTAGGACTAGGACGGCAGTGCAGTGGGCCTTCTACACGGTTTTAAACGACCTGCGCTGGTACATGCGCAGAACCGATGGTAGAGACGACGAGGCGAAGCGCTACGTATTGAGAAAGCTGGCAGAAATCTGGGTCAGGCTCATGGCGCCGTTTACACCCCACATAAGCGAGGAACTGTGGGAGAAGCTCGGCGGAGAGGGCTTCGTAAGCCTGGCGAAATGGCCTGAACCGGTTGAAGAGTGGTGGAACGAGACGGTAGAGGCTGAAGAGCAGTTCGTCCAGTCGGTCATCGAGGACATCAAGGAAATAATAAGGGTAGCCAAGCTCGAAAATGCAAAGAGGGCCTACATCTACACTGCCCCCGAGTGGAAGTGGAAAGTGGTTGAAGTTGTGGCAGAGAAAAGGGACTTCAAGTCAGCGATGGCCGAACTGATGAAAGAGCAGGAGATGAGGAAGCACGGCAAGGAGGTAAGCAGGCTCATCCAGAGGCTGATAAGGGACAGAGCCTTCGAAGTAAAGAGGATAAACGAGGAGAAAGCACTTAGAGAGGCAAAGGACTTCATTGAGAAGGAGCTCGGCCTGGAGATAATCATCAACGCCGAGGAGGACAAGGGAGGAAAGAAGAGGCAGGCGATGCCACTGAAGCCCGCCGTTTATGTGGAGTGAGTCATTTTTCTATTTCCCTTTTAAACTCATTGTAATCACCGCACCAACTGGATAAAACGGCAGGAGGAGAACCAGAGCTGCCACCTTCAGGAGCTGGTCTTCTGTGATTGTGAAGGTGGGAGTTACCACAATAACCAAGCTGAGAGTGTAGACTACGAGAGAAGGGATTAGTACTTCCAAATAGGAGGAATGGAAGTAACCACCGACCACACCCAAAACTAGCCAGTAAAGAGCTATAGCAGTCCAGACGTAAAAATTCAAATGAAGGGGAATTACAAAGGGAACAAGCATTAGGGCCGAAATACCCAGTGCCTTCAAAGGCGTTCTCGACAGCCTGATCAGTGAGCCTAGGTAATATGGAGGTAGTGCCATAAAAACGGTAACCCAGTACCATGCTTTTCCCAACGTCAATGTAACAAGGGGCAGAGAGATTGCCAGGACTAAGCCTCCAATCGTCAGTTTCCATCGTAGTGAAGATTTGAAAGCGTATCCCACCACAAAGAGCCCCAATAATGACGCTAGCTCTATCCAGTAGGCTTTTTTCAACCACGAAGAAAACCACAAAGTCAAAAAGAAAATTAAAAAAGCAAGCTCTGGAAGTTTTTTGTGCATTAGACGACACCCCCCTCATTAATAGTCGTTTTCTGCATCTTCCCTGGTTCCCTCTTTTGTTGGATAATCTCCAGGCTCCCATACCTTTTTCTTAAGGTTCGGGTTTGAATCCACTTGAGCACTCATGGCATGGTTCCATGTGTTGATATATATAGCTTTGTATGACTCCCCGTATTTATCCCCATGGGGCCCGTGGAAAGGATTATCAAAGAATTCGTCAGTTGAATATATTGATGGAAAATCTGCTTTATTGTACCAAGCATAATAATAGAATGTCTCTATGTCCTCTATGCGTCCATACTTCATCCATCTATATGCATCATAGCTCTTGTCCAATTCCCAAATTGGGTCATCTTCATCTTTGTAAACAATGGTAATTTCAAATATTGGTCCAACTTGAGTCATGTGCATGTACCAATACACCTTTACAATTCCGTTGTCTCCTTCGAAGGGACCATAGGGATCCTTTCCACCATGAAGAATACCCGGATCGCCGTTTATGTCAACGAGTGGCTGATATATCGTGGGAAGCCATGGAGATGAGCTTGCTGTAACTTCACTCCCAGGCACTTCGTGAGTTTTAAGCCAGTTTAGGAAATAGTCATAGTAATTTAATTAATACCACTTAACTTTGAACCACCTAAAAGAAACAGAGCCAGAGTAAAGGATTTTCATGACCATGCAAGGGGAATAAACATAATTCCCCCAGAAATTCCAGAACAGGAAGAATCAAAAATTCGTACCAGTAATTACTTCAACCCCACATTATAAAACCTTTTCTCCGAAAACACCTTAAAGAAAAGCCCTTTAGCATTTTGCGGTGTTGTCCATGTTTTTTGGCGAAGAAACATTCAAAAGAGAAATCCTCTCTAAAATCCCGCCCCGGAACGAGTCCCCGCTACCACCCAATTGGCTTCATCATGAGATGCTCGAGCGATTCCGCGTCCTGCAGTTCTCTCCGATAAGAGAGGGAATGAACGTCCTTGAAATAGGCTGCGGCGCACATGCCCTAACGACCGTTCCGCTCGCATATCTCGTCGGTGAAACCGGTCGCGTTGTGGCCGTTGATAAATCAAGGTGGCGCTTCTTCGAGGAGATAACTTCAGTTACTGGGGTTAAGCACAGGATAATCCCCCTAAAGCTCGACGCGAGGGAGCTTCCCTTTCCGTTCAAAACCTTCGATTTGGCCGTCCTCATCCATGGAGTTAGGAGCCTGAAAAATGAGGAGACAATGGTAAAGGTTATCTCCGAGATGCTCAGAGTCTCTGGACGAGTCTTCATAGCCGAGAGCCTGCCGGTAGCGACCAACGAGAGGCAGAGGGCACATTTGGAGCTATACAACCTCCGCGAGGAAATCTTTGAGGCGCTGTTCGGTGAAAAGGACGACCTGCACTACCCAACACTTGAGAGGCTCGTGGAGATTGTCGAGAAAGCGGGAGGGAATGTAATAGAGAACGGAACCTTTGAGCCTGGCCTTCCGCACTACCTGGCATACATCCCGCGGGAGTACGTGGAGAGAATAAAAGATGGGAAAAAGCGCGCCGAGCTTTTAAAAAGGTGGGATAGAGCCTACGAGAAGTGGAAGAAAGGAACCGAGCACCCGCCGGTTGGGTGGATTCTGGCGGAAAGTTCACCTCTCGACTACAACTTCCACACGGCCGAGGAAGAGGACTAACAGGAAAGCCAGCACTATAAGGGCCTTTAGAAGTGACGAAACCCATAACGGGTAAGGTCTTGGCATCTCATTTTTTGAGCGGAGAACTGTTCCCTCGTCGAAGACCTTTGCATCTCCGGGCATTTTTAAGAGCACGAGCGCAGTAAGGAAGTCGCCCGCCATTCCCGCTGTATTGAAGATGTAAATGAGCGCCCAGAAATCGGAGCGGAGGGCCCAGGCAAGGGAAAAGGAAATGGCAGAGAGTACCAGTGGAGATAGGGAAACGAGCGTGTACCTCTTCGCAGGTAAGGGAGTCCCGACGGCCACGTACGGCACTAAAGCAACCTTGCCAATCGTCGTAACTCCGAACCTCACTTTGGCTCGGAGGAGCTTTACCGTCAAGGCATGGAGGCCCTCGTGGAGCGGAACCACTAAAACCCACGGCAGGAGGAAGTAAAGGGCATCAACCAAGGAGCTCAAGGAAACTTCAACCCATGGAACTGCCAGAGCCGATACTATGAGAAGGAACGGGGACAGGATAGCGATATCGGAGGAATAATCGGAGAGCTTGAGCTCTCCCATCAAAATTCCCTCTCGACCAGAAACTCCGCTAAAAGTTCTAAATCCTTCCTTGCCTCGCTCTCGGGGAGTATCTTAAGGGCCTCGTTCGCCTCTCTGACAAGGTTTTTCGCGTACTGAGCGGCGTAGTCAATGCTTCCGTACTTTTTGAGGAGCTCAATGGCCTTTGCAACCTCCTCCTTCACCTTCTCGTCGTGTATCAGCGCGTCGCCCTTCGCGTCGCCGGCGTACTTACCGAAAACCTTCAGGAACTCGGCCTTATCTTCATCACTCGCGTTCTGGAAGAAGTGGCTAACTATCAGCGTCTTCTTGCCCTTCCTTATGTCGCTTCCGACAGGTTTACCCAGTTTCTCCTCGTCGGCTATTAGGTCAAGGACGTCGTCCCATATCTGGAAGGCGATTCCAACGTTCCTGCCCCACTTTGACAGGGCCCTAATGTAGTCCTCGTTATCCGTTCCAACGATTGCCCCGATGGTCGCAGAGCCGTCAAAGAGCGCCCCGGTTTTACCGCTTATCATTCTGAGGTACTCCTCAACAGTCACCTCGTCCCTCGTCTCGAACTCTATGTCCAGAGCCTGCCCCTCGCAGAGCTCGTTGGAGGTCTTTACCAAGACCTCAAGGATTCTGGCCTTTTTCTCCGGGCTTACCTCAGCCCTGGCTATCGCCTCAAAGGCCTTGCTGAAGAGCAAATCGCCCGCTAAAATGGCCATGTTAACGCCCCAGACCTTGTGGACGGTCGGCCTTCCCCTTCTGAGCTCGTCCATGTCCATAAT
This genomic stretch from Thermococcus sp. harbors:
- the leuS gene encoding leucine--tRNA ligase — its product is MTKIDFKAIEEKWQKRWLEERIFEPDRKAKPKEKKFYITVAFPYLSGHLHVGHARTYTIPDVIARFKRMQGYNVLFPMAWHITGAPIVGIAERIKNRDPKTIHIYRDVYKVPEEILWKFEDPKEIVKYFMKSAKETFIRAGFSVDWSREFHTTSLFPPFSKFIEWQFWTLKDMGLVVKGAHRVRWDPVVGTPLGDHDIMEGEDVQILEYVIIKFILEENGEVVYLPAATLRPETVYGVTNMWLNPNATYVKAKVKRGEREETWIVSKEAAYKLSFQDREIEVIEEFKGERLIGKYVKNPVTGDEIIILPAEFVDPDNATGVVMSVPAHAPFDHIALEDLKKETEILLKYDIDPRVLEDITYISLIELEGYGDFPAVEEVEKLGIKSQKDKEKLEEATKTIYKAEYHKGHFKIEPYAGKPVQEVKDLIAKELMEKGIAEIMYEFAEKPVISRFGNQAVIKIIHDQWFIDYGNPEWKEKAREALANMTIYPESRRAQFEAVIDWLDKKACARKVGLGTPLPWDPDWVIESLSDSTIYMAYYTISRHINQLRKEGKLNPEKLTREFFDYLFRENFSEEREKELEEKTGIPAETIHEMKEEFEYWYPLDWRCSAKDLIPNHLTFFIFNHTAIFRKEHWPRGIAVNGFGTLEGQKMSKSKGNVLNFIDAIEENGADVVRLYIMSLAEHDSDFDWRRKEVGKLRRQVERFYELVSGFSTYEAKEGVELKDIDKWMLHRLNKAIEGATKALEEFRTRTAVQWAFYTVLNDLRWYMRRTDGRDDEAKRYVLRKLAEIWVRLMAPFTPHISEELWEKLGGEGFVSLAKWPEPVEEWWNETVEAEEQFVQSVIEDIKEIIRVAKLENAKRAYIYTAPEWKWKVVEVVAEKRDFKSAMAELMKEQEMRKHGKEVSRLIQRLIRDRAFEVKRINEEKALREAKDFIEKELGLEIIINAEEDKGGKKRQAMPLKPAVYVE
- a CDS encoding class I SAM-dependent methyltransferase, which translates into the protein MFFGEETFKREILSKIPPRNESPLPPNWLHHEMLERFRVLQFSPIREGMNVLEIGCGAHALTTVPLAYLVGETGRVVAVDKSRWRFFEEITSVTGVKHRIIPLKLDARELPFPFKTFDLAVLIHGVRSLKNEETMVKVISEMLRVSGRVFIAESLPVATNERQRAHLELYNLREEIFEALFGEKDDLHYPTLERLVEIVEKAGGNVIENGTFEPGLPHYLAYIPREYVERIKDGKKRAELLKRWDRAYEKWKKGTEHPPVGWILAESSPLDYNFHTAEEED
- a CDS encoding DUF3267 domain-containing protein, giving the protein MGELKLSDYSSDIAILSPFLLIVSALAVPWVEVSLSSLVDALYFLLPWVLVVPLHEGLHALTVKLLRAKVRFGVTTIGKVALVPYVAVGTPLPAKRYTLVSLSPLVLSAISFSLAWALRSDFWALIYIFNTAGMAGDFLTALVLLKMPGDAKVFDEGTVLRSKNEMPRPYPLWVSSLLKALIVLAFLLVLFLGRVEVVVER
- a CDS encoding polyprenyl synthetase family protein — encoded protein: MGKYNELFNRIKIMAKAVDKKIFELIPEKEPKSLYDAARHYPLAGGKRVRPFVVLRATEAVGGDPEKALYPASAVELIHNYSLVHDDIMDMDELRRGRPTVHKVWGVNMAILAGDLLFSKAFEAIARAEVSPEKKARILEVLVKTSNELCEGQALDIEFETRDEVTVEEYLRMISGKTGALFDGSATIGAIVGTDNEDYIRALSKWGRNVGIAFQIWDDVLDLIADEEKLGKPVGSDIRKGKKTLIVSHFFQNASDEDKAEFLKVFGKYAGDAKGDALIHDEKVKEEVAKAIELLKKYGSIDYAAQYAKNLVREANEALKILPESEARKDLELLAEFLVEREF